The proteins below are encoded in one region of Chitinophagales bacterium:
- a CDS encoding type I restriction enzyme HsdR N-terminal domain-containing protein — protein sequence MTQVVFNSYNFQIEDTLQGRFIFDIVRKKKVLLTPEEWVRQHILHYLVFEKNYSKNLIAIERAIEVNGLTKRFDILVFDRVGKPYLMVECKAQHIELNEQTLNQILVYNQALSVPYLWISNGKQNFCYQATGNLKLLNEIPEKPPA from the coding sequence ATGACCCAAGTTGTATTTAATTCTTACAATTTTCAAATTGAAGATACGCTGCAAGGGCGCTTTATTTTCGATATTGTTAGAAAGAAAAAAGTTTTGCTCACGCCCGAAGAATGGGTGCGCCAGCATATTTTACACTATTTGGTTTTTGAAAAAAATTATTCTAAAAATCTAATTGCCATAGAGCGTGCCATAGAAGTAAACGGCCTTACCAAACGCTTCGATATTCTAGTTTTTGACCGTGTAGGAAAACCTTACTTAATGGTAGAATGCAAAGCGCAGCATATTGAATTGAATGAACAAACACTCAACCAAATTTTAGTTTACAACCAAGCGCTTTCTGTTCCTTACTTATGGATAAGTAATGGAAAACAGAACTTCTGCTACCAAGCAACCGGAAACCTAAAACTACTAAACGAAATTCCTGAAAAACCACCTGCCTAA
- a CDS encoding NAD kinase, which yields MIAIYGKNFKAANAPYAQKLFDCLKKHGRKVAMQRDFAALLKDQLNLSFEAELYQNFEEVKNDVEYVFSMGGDGTILECVTFIQDKETPLVGINFGRLGFLANIGKDHIEQIVEAVERGNYIIDKRTLLALECNKPIFGNQNFALNEMTIQRKDNSSMITVHTYLNGELLNSYWADGLIVSTPTGSTGYSLSCGGPILYPTADNFVITPVAPHNLNVRPMVVSDKVVLSFEVTGRSKSFLCTLDSRFESIDSSFQIAIRKADFCVNLVRLTDMNFLTALKNKLNWGADQRN from the coding sequence ATGATTGCTATTTACGGCAAAAACTTTAAGGCAGCCAATGCTCCTTATGCCCAAAAACTTTTTGATTGCCTAAAAAAACATGGTAGAAAAGTGGCTATGCAAAGAGATTTTGCTGCATTGCTTAAAGACCAACTCAACCTTTCGTTTGAGGCAGAACTCTATCAAAATTTCGAAGAGGTAAAAAACGATGTAGAATATGTGTTTAGCATGGGTGGCGATGGCACTATACTAGAGTGTGTAACTTTTATTCAAGATAAAGAAACGCCTTTAGTTGGCATTAACTTTGGTCGTTTGGGCTTTTTAGCCAATATAGGCAAAGATCATATTGAACAAATTGTAGAAGCCGTAGAAAGAGGCAACTATATTATAGACAAACGTACCCTGCTTGCTTTAGAATGCAACAAACCAATTTTTGGCAATCAGAATTTTGCATTGAATGAAATGACGATTCAACGCAAAGACAATTCATCTATGATTACCGTTCATACATACTTGAACGGAGAGCTATTGAACTCCTATTGGGCAGATGGCTTAATAGTAAGCACCCCTACAGGCTCTACCGGCTACTCACTTAGTTGCGGAGGTCCCATACTATATCCCACGGCAGATAACTTTGTAATTACACCGGTTGCTCCGCACAACCTTAATGTGCGCCCAATGGTGGTAAGCGATAAAGTGGTACTCTCCTTTGAGGTTACCGGACGCAGTAAAAGTTTTTTGTGCACGCTCGATTCGCGCTTTGAAAGTATAGACAGCAGTTTCCAAATTGCCATTCGCAAAGCAGATTTTTGCGTAAATTTGGTGCGCTTAACCGATATGAATTTCCTTACGGCTCTTAAAAATAAACTAAACTGGGGTGCAGATCAGAGGAATTGA
- the porQ gene encoding type IX secretion system protein PorQ, which yields MKNYLHFFLLLLVYDVAAQNPVGGSAAISFLSTPFSARVQAMGGINQTLFGDDVSLGYSNPATWNKKMHKTVAFGTSFLPGAVNSGNITYAHHFDKKATFGFGMNYIAYGSITRTDESANEIGKMNAAEFVWYGGSAYHFAKILSVGANAKFFYSQLAEFSSVGMAADIAFSVNDTVRHLSATLSATNIGGQFKPYRKGNHEMLPFDLRLGFAFGFKGFPIKFHMTIHDLHRWNIRYSNPNESTNSNLFDQANTTPKKDIGDEIFRHFIIGAEANIKKVVRLQFAYNHQRRQELKQENVRGIAGISFGLGIHVKFLDIQYGLNPAALGKTTNHLTFALNIAKLPKRKK from the coding sequence GTGAAGAACTATTTACATTTCTTTTTATTACTGCTTGTTTATGATGTTGCTGCCCAGAATCCGGTAGGAGGAAGTGCTGCAATTTCGTTTTTAAGTACTCCGTTTAGTGCACGTGTGCAGGCAATGGGCGGTATTAACCAAACATTGTTTGGCGATGATGTTTCTTTAGGATATTCAAATCCTGCAACATGGAATAAAAAGATGCATAAAACCGTAGCGTTTGGTACCTCTTTTTTGCCTGGTGCCGTAAACTCTGGAAACATAACTTACGCACATCACTTCGATAAAAAAGCAACTTTTGGTTTTGGTATGAACTACATTGCCTATGGTAGCATTACACGTACCGATGAAAGTGCCAATGAAATAGGAAAAATGAATGCCGCTGAGTTTGTATGGTATGGCGGGAGTGCATATCATTTTGCAAAAATTCTTTCGGTAGGAGCCAATGCCAAGTTCTTTTATTCGCAGTTGGCAGAGTTTAGTAGCGTAGGTATGGCGGCAGATATAGCATTTAGCGTAAACGATACGGTACGGCATTTAAGTGCTACACTTTCGGCAACCAATATTGGCGGGCAGTTTAAGCCGTATCGCAAAGGCAATCATGAAATGTTGCCCTTTGATTTGCGTTTGGGATTTGCGTTTGGTTTCAAAGGTTTCCCAATTAAATTTCACATGACTATTCACGATTTGCACCGTTGGAATATCCGCTACAGCAATCCAAACGAAAGCACTAATTCCAATTTATTCGACCAAGCGAATACCACTCCAAAGAAAGATATTGGCGATGAAATTTTCAGGCACTTTATTATTGGTGCCGAAGCCAATATTAAGAAAGTTGTACGCTTGCAGTTTGCATACAATCACCAACGCAGGCAGGAGCTAAAACAGGAAAATGTGCGTGGTATTGCAGGTATTTCTTTTGGCTTGGGAATTCATGTTAAGTTTTTGGATATTCAGTATGGTTTGAATCCTGCTGCACTGGGTAAAACTACTAACCACCTCACTTTTGCACTCAACATTGCCAAGTTGCCTAAGCGCAAAAAATGA
- a CDS encoding aminotransferase class I/II-fold pyridoxal phosphate-dependent enzyme, with the protein MKKKESLSIETICASDAGLNVLNAHAVPVFASSTFIYESPTEAAKIFASQSEGFIYSRWSHPNAELIENKIAKLESYGLPNTARALAFSSGMAAFNALFQSLLQTGDTVLVQGNIYGTSVDYFNHFGKQFGIKVIYEDFKDFEALHQHCKQHRIGVLYAETPSNPTVNCYDIKKLSAIAHQYGCKLCVDNTFATPLLQQPLQYGADFVLHSATKFLNGHGNALSGIIVSCDIEFMQNQLWKVRKLHGSIAPPFDAWLLNNGIKTLPLRMDKHCKNTMEVATFLSKHKAVATVNYLGLQHHEDYKLAKKQMKDFGGVLSFELKQGLKAGKKLMERLKVCRLTASLGTCDTLIQHPASMSHSFVPQSQREKFGITNGLVRLSVGLENINDILNDLEQGLK; encoded by the coding sequence ATGAAGAAAAAGGAAAGCCTATCAATAGAAACTATTTGCGCGAGTGATGCAGGCTTAAATGTGTTGAATGCACACGCTGTTCCGGTATTTGCTTCTTCCACATTTATTTATGAGTCGCCTACCGAAGCAGCAAAAATTTTTGCAAGCCAAAGCGAAGGTTTTATTTACAGCCGATGGAGCCACCCCAATGCAGAACTTATAGAAAATAAGATTGCTAAGTTAGAATCGTATGGCTTGCCCAATACCGCAAGGGCACTAGCTTTTTCATCGGGCATGGCAGCATTCAATGCATTGTTTCAATCGCTGCTGCAAACAGGCGATACAGTGTTGGTTCAAGGAAATATTTATGGCACTTCGGTAGATTATTTCAACCATTTTGGAAAGCAGTTTGGAATAAAAGTAATTTATGAAGACTTTAAAGATTTTGAAGCACTGCACCAACACTGCAAGCAGCATCGCATTGGTGTGTTGTATGCCGAAACGCCATCTAACCCAACCGTAAATTGCTACGATATAAAAAAGCTCAGCGCCATTGCTCATCAATACGGCTGTAAGCTTTGTGTAGATAATACTTTTGCCACTCCTTTATTACAGCAGCCATTGCAGTATGGTGCCGATTTTGTGCTGCATTCTGCTACTAAATTTTTAAACGGGCATGGCAATGCGCTTAGTGGAATTATTGTTTCGTGCGATATAGAATTTATGCAAAATCAATTGTGGAAAGTACGCAAACTGCACGGAAGCATTGCGCCTCCATTTGATGCTTGGCTGTTGAATAACGGTATAAAAACATTGCCGTTGCGGATGGATAAGCATTGTAAGAATACGATGGAAGTAGCCACCTTTTTGAGCAAACATAAGGCGGTTGCCACTGTAAACTATCTTGGTTTGCAGCACCATGAAGATTACAAACTTGCAAAAAAGCAAATGAAAGATTTTGGAGGCGTATTAAGTTTTGAGTTAAAGCAAGGCTTAAAGGCAGGAAAGAAATTGATGGAGCGTTTAAAAGTTTGTAGACTAACCGCATCGCTGGGAACTTGCGATACTTTAATTCAGCATCCGGCCAGTATGAGCCATTCTTTTGTGCCGCAAAGCCAGCGCGAAAAATTTGGTATTACCAATGGTTTGGTGCGTTTAAGTGTTGGGTTAGAGAATATAAACGATATTTTAAATGATTTAGAGCAGGGCTTAAAGTAA
- a CDS encoding DinB family protein, protein MYNIQRHLAYSHWANNKIAGLLKTVSPDLIEKETPSSFNTLKKTIYHIWDAEVVWFTRLQGGQISTWPSESFTGNFNEALDAFAANSKALHDFIATKDRAFLDSLIHYKNLKGLEFSQPVEDILFHVVNHGSFHRGQVITMLRALGHTQLENTDLIAYMRLQ, encoded by the coding sequence ATGTACAATATTCAACGCCACTTGGCATACAGCCATTGGGCAAACAACAAAATTGCAGGTTTGCTCAAAACAGTTTCTCCCGATTTAATTGAAAAAGAAACACCCAGCAGTTTCAACACACTCAAAAAAACCATCTACCATATTTGGGATGCCGAAGTGGTTTGGTTTACGCGCCTTCAAGGCGGGCAAATTAGCACTTGGCCCAGCGAAAGTTTCACCGGAAATTTTAATGAAGCATTAGATGCCTTTGCTGCCAATTCAAAAGCATTGCATGACTTTATTGCTACCAAAGACAGGGCATTTTTAGACTCCCTTATTCACTATAAAAATTTAAAAGGCTTAGAATTTTCGCAACCTGTAGAAGATATTCTTTTCCACGTTGTGAACCACGGCAGTTTCCACCGCGGGCAAGTAATTACCATGCTGCGCGCTTTAGGACATACTCAGTTAGAAAACACCGATTTAATTGCATACATGCGCTTGCAATAA
- a CDS encoding DUF2911 domain-containing protein has translation MKSTINHFIAKSFLATALLASVHTGFAQSLPTPPPSPSQTLKQQFATSFVELEYSRPGKKGRKIFGDVVPFGKVWRTGANAATTIEFGENVTIDHTKIEKGKYGLLTIPGENEWQVILTKDLNVTSATAYKIENDIVRIPVKPVLLNDAVETFTIDVQNIKPTQADIQLKWDKTLVSFTITADIDATIMKAIDKEMAADKRPYHQAATYYYENNKDLNKALEWSTKAVEISPYAFWMSHLKAKIQYKLKDYNNAIASAELSLTKAKEASNDDYVKMNEKLIAEIKAQPDYKAPAPAKGKKK, from the coding sequence ATGAAATCAACTATCAATCATTTTATTGCCAAATCATTTTTGGCAACTGCACTATTAGCAAGTGTACACACCGGATTTGCACAATCTTTGCCAACGCCACCACCAAGTCCATCGCAAACATTAAAGCAACAATTTGCTACTTCGTTTGTAGAACTAGAATACTCTCGCCCCGGTAAAAAAGGCAGAAAAATTTTTGGCGATGTAGTTCCTTTCGGTAAAGTTTGGCGTACCGGAGCCAATGCCGCTACCACCATCGAATTTGGCGAAAACGTAACCATAGACCATACCAAAATAGAAAAAGGAAAATACGGCTTACTAACCATTCCGGGCGAAAACGAATGGCAAGTTATTCTTACAAAAGATTTGAATGTAACCTCAGCCACTGCTTACAAAATAGAAAACGACATAGTGCGTATTCCTGTAAAACCGGTATTGCTAAACGATGCAGTTGAAACATTTACCATAGATGTTCAAAACATAAAACCAACACAAGCAGATATTCAATTGAAATGGGACAAAACCTTAGTATCGTTTACCATTACTGCCGATATTGATGCTACTATTATGAAAGCTATTGATAAAGAAATGGCTGCCGACAAACGCCCATATCACCAAGCGGCTACTTACTATTACGAAAACAATAAAGACTTAAACAAAGCATTGGAGTGGAGCACAAAAGCAGTAGAAATTAGCCCTTATGCTTTTTGGATGAGCCATCTTAAAGCAAAAATTCAATACAAATTGAAAGACTATAACAATGCTATTGCCAGTGCCGAATTATCTTTAACCAAAGCTAAAGAAGCTAGCAATGACGATTATGTAAAAATGAACGAAAAACTAATTGCCGAAATAAAAGCACAACCCGATTACAAAGCTCCAGCCCCTGCAAAAGGAAAGAAAAAATAA
- the icd gene encoding NADP-dependent isocitrate dehydrogenase translates to MGEKISISRGKLKVPNNPIVPFIEGDGTGPDIWKASVKVLDAAVEKAYKGKRKIEWKEVLAGEKAFNKTGNWLPDETLAAFNEYLVGIKGPLTTPVGGGIRSLNVALRQILDLYVCLRPVKYYAGTPSPVKKPEAVDMVIFRENTEDIYAGIEYAGGSEQANEILKFLKKKFEKEFGKIRFNDKKRGKDYLKLARLKDADFETCVGIGIKPVSKIGSQRLIRSAIEYALSQKRKSLTLVHKGNIMKFTEGAFRDWGYQVAETEFGDKTYTWSQWEKTKKEKGEAAANEEQKQALASGKLLVKDAIADITLQQVLTRPEDFDVIATLNLNGDYLSDALAAQVGGIGIAPGANINYVTGHAIFEATHGTAPKYANLDKVNPGSVILSGAMMFEYFGWDEAAKLIHKGLSGAIAGKRVTYDFARLMDGATEVKCSEFGDEIIKHF, encoded by the coding sequence ATGGGAGAGAAAATAAGTATCAGCCGTGGGAAATTGAAAGTACCCAACAACCCAATTGTTCCGTTTATTGAAGGCGATGGCACCGGGCCGGATATTTGGAAAGCATCGGTAAAAGTATTGGATGCCGCAGTAGAAAAAGCCTATAAAGGCAAAAGAAAAATAGAGTGGAAAGAAGTATTGGCAGGCGAAAAGGCGTTTAATAAAACAGGCAATTGGTTGCCTGATGAAACGCTGGCAGCATTTAATGAATATTTGGTGGGAATTAAAGGCCCGCTTACTACTCCGGTAGGTGGCGGTATTCGCTCACTGAATGTTGCTTTGCGTCAAATTTTAGATTTGTATGTGTGTCTTCGTCCGGTAAAATACTATGCCGGAACTCCATCGCCCGTTAAAAAACCGGAAGCTGTGGATATGGTAATTTTCCGTGAAAACACAGAAGATATCTATGCCGGAATTGAATATGCAGGCGGGAGCGAACAAGCCAACGAAATATTAAAATTCTTGAAGAAAAAGTTTGAAAAGGAATTTGGTAAAATTCGTTTCAACGATAAAAAGCGTGGTAAAGATTATCTGAAGTTGGCTCGTTTAAAGGATGCCGACTTTGAAACTTGTGTGGGAATAGGTATTAAACCTGTTTCAAAAATTGGTTCACAGCGTTTAATTCGCTCGGCAATTGAATATGCACTTTCTCAAAAGCGCAAAAGCCTTACGCTGGTTCATAAGGGAAACATTATGAAGTTTACTGAAGGTGCTTTCCGCGATTGGGGTTACCAAGTGGCAGAAACCGAATTTGGCGATAAAACATATACATGGAGCCAATGGGAAAAAACTAAAAAAGAAAAAGGTGAAGCTGCTGCCAACGAGGAGCAAAAGCAGGCTTTGGCAAGTGGTAAATTGTTGGTAAAAGATGCAATTGCCGATATTACCTTGCAGCAGGTTTTAACCCGTCCAGAAGATTTTGATGTAATTGCAACTTTAAACTTAAATGGCGATTACCTAAGCGATGCATTGGCTGCACAAGTTGGCGGTATAGGTATTGCTCCGGGAGCCAATATCAATTATGTAACCGGACACGCTATTTTTGAAGCAACACACGGCACTGCTCCCAAATATGCCAATTTAGATAAGGTAAATCCGGGTTCTGTAATTTTATCGGGAGCCATGATGTTTGAATACTTTGGTTGGGATGAAGCTGCAAAACTCATTCACAAAGGTTTAAGCGGTGCTATTGCCGGAAAAAGAGTTACTTACGATTTTGCGCGCCTAATGGATGGTGCCACCGAAGTAAAATGCAGCGAATTTGGCGATGAAATTATCAAGCACTTTTAG
- a CDS encoding DUF898 family protein — MDGIKRTRFKFHGSGSALLGIYFLNLIFVILTLGLYYPWARAKLIQYFYGETELEGSRFQFHGTGKEMFLGFIKAVAVVAFLYAALFAAQLSGIAAVRIGAFALYFLVFIAIVPFAIHGALRYRLSRTSYKGIHFGYRGNLKELVVLFVKGTLLSIVTLGIYGPWFEAAYRQYTIGKIRVGNASLEYDGGGNTLFLIHFKGIVFSILTLGVYVFWYIKNLYHFQINHVKIRQGNTSFRLNTSVTAGDVFAITIATYAALFTLGLALPWAVVYSYRVILNSISIEEGFDPEQLEQTEEDYNDATGEDLTDMLDIGMV, encoded by the coding sequence ATGGATGGTATTAAGAGAACCCGTTTTAAGTTTCATGGCTCCGGCAGTGCGCTTTTGGGTATTTATTTTTTGAATTTAATATTTGTAATACTTACGCTTGGCTTGTATTATCCGTGGGCAAGGGCAAAGCTTATACAGTATTTTTATGGCGAAACGGAATTAGAGGGTAGCCGTTTCCAATTTCATGGCACGGGAAAAGAAATGTTTTTGGGTTTTATTAAGGCAGTGGCGGTGGTGGCATTTTTGTATGCGGCATTGTTTGCTGCACAGTTATCTGGAATTGCAGCTGTGCGCATTGGCGCTTTTGCACTTTATTTTTTGGTGTTTATAGCCATTGTGCCATTTGCCATACATGGTGCATTGCGCTATCGGCTGAGTAGAACTTCATACAAGGGTATTCATTTTGGCTATAGGGGCAACTTAAAAGAATTGGTAGTACTTTTTGTGAAGGGAACATTGCTTTCAATAGTTACACTGGGAATTTATGGCCCTTGGTTTGAGGCGGCATATCGGCAATATACGATTGGAAAAATTAGGGTTGGCAATGCCTCTTTGGAGTACGATGGCGGGGGCAATACTTTGTTTCTAATTCATTTCAAAGGAATTGTTTTTAGCATACTTACCTTGGGCGTATATGTATTTTGGTATATTAAGAATCTTTATCATTTTCAAATTAACCATGTAAAAATCCGGCAGGGCAACACGTCTTTTCGGCTAAATACCAGTGTTACTGCAGGAGATGTTTTTGCCATTACCATTGCAACTTATGCTGCACTTTTTACGTTGGGTTTGGCGTTGCCGTGGGCTGTAGTGTATAGTTATAGAGTAATTCTTAACTCAATTTCCATAGAAGAGGGTTTTGATCCTGAGCAGTTGGAGCAAACCGAAGAAGATTACAACGATGCCACCGGAGAAGATTTAACAGATATGCTGGATATTGGCATGGTTTAA
- a CDS encoding carbohydrate kinase, whose protein sequence is MKLPNFTKTQVLIVGDVMVDSYLFGEINRISPEAPVPVVEIDTKEIRAGGAANVALNIKGLGAKPHILTVTGDDHYAKELLKILREKGLKNNHFIVSEERVTTVKTRIFDEDKQVMRYDEEITDDISKPEEEQLLLKLNEILRKEKIDIIILQDYNKGVLTKKVIKQTLLLATKLGIPVCVDPKEKNFFEYQNVALFKPNLKELSAALQMKIHPKNLTSLNEAAEELKRKNRFRNLLLTLSQYGAFYSNEAGESDTISVKPINAADVSGAGDTVIAAAALAMVHKMELKDICRFTNHVASKVCKRVGVSAATKEDLKGFK, encoded by the coding sequence TTGAAACTTCCAAACTTTACTAAAACACAGGTTTTAATAGTAGGCGATGTAATGGTAGATAGCTACTTGTTTGGCGAAATAAATAGAATTTCGCCCGAAGCTCCGGTTCCGGTAGTAGAAATTGATACTAAAGAAATTAGAGCAGGCGGAGCCGCCAATGTGGCACTAAATATAAAAGGTTTAGGCGCCAAACCACATATTCTTACAGTTACTGGCGATGACCATTACGCAAAAGAATTACTCAAAATTTTACGCGAAAAGGGTTTAAAAAATAACCATTTTATTGTAAGCGAAGAAAGAGTTACTACCGTAAAAACACGCATTTTTGATGAAGACAAACAAGTAATGCGCTACGATGAAGAAATAACCGATGATATTTCTAAACCGGAAGAAGAGCAGCTACTCCTTAAGCTAAACGAAATACTACGCAAAGAAAAAATAGACATTATTATTCTTCAAGACTACAACAAAGGCGTGCTTACCAAAAAAGTAATAAAACAAACCTTGCTTTTAGCCACCAAATTAGGTATTCCCGTGTGCGTAGATCCCAAAGAAAAAAACTTCTTTGAATACCAAAATGTAGCCCTCTTTAAACCCAACTTGAAAGAATTATCTGCCGCCTTGCAAATGAAAATTCACCCAAAAAACCTTACCTCCCTCAACGAAGCAGCCGAAGAATTAAAACGCAAAAACCGCTTTAGAAACCTGCTGCTTACCTTATCGCAATATGGAGCTTTTTATAGCAACGAAGCCGGAGAAAGCGATACCATATCCGTAAAACCAATCAACGCTGCCGATGTAAGCGGAGCCGGAGATACCGTAATTGCCGCTGCCGCACTGGCAATGGTGCATAAAATGGAATTAAAAGATATTTGCAGATTTACCAACCACGTAGCATCTAAAGTATGCAAACGCGTAGGAGTAAGTGCTGCCACCAAAGAAGACCTTAAAGGCTTCAAATAA
- a CDS encoding RluA family pseudouridine synthase, protein MSTTEDFELDDNSTSGDELLQEVTLKIDAGQQTERIDKFLANRLTSNISRTKIQYAAEAGNIIVNGKPVKSNYKIRPNDSVLLIFPKHSENYDLTPENIPLEILYEDESLMVINKQANLVVHPGLGNPRGTLINAAMYHFEQLPPSKEPFRPGLVHRLDKDTTGVMVIAKTEQALAHLAKQFFDRTIQRKYIALAWGDIAENQGTVDAHIGRHSRQRMQMEVFPDGSFGKPAITHYKVLERLNYVTLVECQLETGRTHQIRVHMKHIGHTLFGDVRYEGNKILKGTIHTKYKQFIENCFEILPRQALHAAILGFKHPVTGKEMFFEKELPPDFQTILEKWRRYWLDLSKKLEE, encoded by the coding sequence ATGAGTACAACCGAAGATTTTGAACTTGACGACAACAGCACCTCCGGAGACGAACTGCTACAAGAAGTAACCCTAAAAATTGATGCTGGCCAGCAAACCGAACGCATAGATAAGTTTTTAGCCAATCGCCTCACCAGTAATATCAGCCGCACCAAAATACAATACGCTGCAGAAGCAGGCAACATTATTGTAAACGGAAAACCGGTTAAAAGCAATTACAAGATTAGGCCAAACGATAGCGTACTGCTCATTTTCCCTAAACACAGCGAAAACTACGACCTCACTCCCGAAAATATTCCCCTCGAAATTTTATATGAAGACGAAAGCCTGATGGTAATAAATAAACAGGCAAATTTGGTAGTGCATCCGGGTTTAGGCAATCCACGCGGTACACTTATCAATGCCGCCATGTATCATTTCGAGCAATTGCCGCCATCCAAAGAGCCTTTCCGCCCGGGATTGGTACACCGCTTAGACAAAGACACCACAGGCGTAATGGTAATTGCCAAAACGGAACAAGCATTAGCTCATTTGGCAAAACAATTTTTCGATCGCACCATCCAAAGAAAATATATAGCACTAGCATGGGGCGATATTGCCGAAAACCAAGGAACCGTAGATGCACATATTGGCAGGCATTCTCGCCAACGTATGCAAATGGAAGTATTTCCCGATGGCTCCTTTGGTAAGCCAGCTATAACCCACTATAAAGTTTTAGAGCGGCTAAATTATGTTACACTCGTAGAGTGCCAACTCGAAACAGGGAGAACCCACCAAATCCGCGTACACATGAAACACATCGGGCACACACTCTTTGGCGATGTACGCTACGAAGGCAATAAAATACTAAAAGGAACTATCCATACCAAATACAAACAGTTTATAGAAAACTGCTTTGAAATACTTCCGCGACAAGCACTCCACGCTGCCATACTTGGGTTTAAGCACCCTGTAACCGGAAAAGAAATGTTTTTTGAAAAAGAACTGCCGCCCGATTTCCAAACCATTCTCGAAAAATGGCGCAGGTACTGGCTCGACCTCAGCAAAAAACTAGAAGAGTAA
- the ahcY gene encoding adenosylhomocysteinase, with amino-acid sequence MSVTTESRLQYKVKDIALAEWGRKEIKLAEAEMPGLMSLRKEFGTTKPLAGARIAGCLHMTIQTAVLIETLVELGADVTWSSCNIFSTQDHAAAAIAAAGIPVYAWKGMNEQEFDWCIEQTLFAFKDGQPLNMILDDGGDLTNMVLDRYPELVAGIKGLSEETTTGVHRLYERVKKGALPMPAINVNDSVTKSKFDNKYGCRESLVDAIRRATDLMLAGKVAVVAGYGDVGKGSAESLRGAGCRVLVTEIDPICALQAAMDGYEVVTMDEAATRANIFVTATGNVKIICDRHFKAMRDKAIVCNIGHFDNEIDMAWLNTNYGATKYSIKPQVDVFNVDGKEVIVLAEGRLVNLGCAMGHPSFVMSNSFCNQTLAQIELWNYSNKYENKVYVLPKHLDEKVAMLHLEHIGAKLETLQQEQADYIGVSVSGPFKSDHYRY; translated from the coding sequence ATGTCAGTAACAACAGAATCTCGCCTTCAATATAAAGTGAAGGATATTGCGCTTGCCGAATGGGGGCGGAAGGAAATTAAATTAGCTGAAGCCGAAATGCCGGGCTTAATGTCGCTTAGAAAGGAATTTGGTACTACCAAGCCTTTGGCGGGCGCACGTATTGCCGGTTGCTTGCACATGACAATACAAACCGCTGTGTTAATTGAAACATTGGTGGAGTTGGGTGCAGATGTAACCTGGAGTTCTTGCAATATTTTCTCTACACAAGACCATGCTGCGGCTGCTATTGCGGCTGCCGGTATACCGGTATATGCTTGGAAGGGAATGAATGAGCAGGAGTTTGACTGGTGTATTGAGCAAACTCTATTTGCATTTAAAGATGGGCAACCATTAAATATGATTTTAGACGATGGTGGCGATTTAACCAATATGGTTTTAGACCGCTATCCGGAATTAGTAGCAGGAATAAAAGGTTTGAGTGAAGAAACTACTACCGGAGTACACCGCTTGTATGAGCGTGTGAAAAAGGGAGCTTTACCTATGCCTGCAATAAATGTAAACGATTCTGTAACTAAATCTAAGTTCGATAATAAATATGGATGTAGGGAATCGTTGGTAGATGCAATTCGCAGAGCTACCGATTTAATGTTGGCAGGAAAAGTGGCCGTAGTTGCCGGTTATGGCGATGTGGGTAAAGGCTCGGCAGAATCGTTGCGCGGTGCAGGTTGCCGAGTGTTGGTTACAGAAATTGACCCTATTTGTGCTTTACAAGCTGCCATGGATGGATACGAAGTGGTTACAATGGATGAAGCTGCAACACGTGCCAATATTTTTGTTACTGCCACAGGAAACGTAAAAATTATTTGCGACCGCCACTTTAAAGCCATGCGCGATAAAGCAATTGTGTGCAATATCGGGCATTTTGATAACGAAATTGATATGGCATGGTTGAATACTAATTATGGGGCTACGAAATACTCTATTAAACCGCAGGTAGATGTATTTAATGTAGATGGCAAAGAAGTAATTGTATTGGCAGAAGGGCGCTTGGTAAATTTAGGTTGCGCAATGGGGCATCCTTCTTTTGTAATGAGCAATTCGTTCTGTAACCAAACTTTAGCACAAATTGAATTGTGGAATTACAGCAATAAGTACGAGAATAAAGTGTATGTGCTGCCTAAGCATTTAGATGAAAAGGTTGCGATGTTGCACTTAGAACATATTGGTGCCAAATTGGAAACGCTACAGCAAGAGCAAGCCGATTACATTGGCGTAAGTGTCTCAGGACCGTTTAAATCAGACCACTACAGATATTAA